The sequence TCAGGTGTCATCTTGAAGTTGTGACCTTCGTAGTGTTCGTACCTTAAACCGGATATGCCAAACAATTTGTACCTTTCAACCGTGTTCCTTGCAAAGCTTTCTGAAATCAATAGAGCTTCACATATGTCTTTGTATTTCCATCCCTTGGCCCATAGAATGACGCTGTTAATCCTAACAGCTGTTTTCTTATCTTTTGTTTTCCTGTGAAGAGCCATGAGTTCTCTTATTTCTTCATCCGATAATTTTTTCTCCATGTTTATATCTTACCACAATATTGCTTTTTTGAATTGGGTTGAGTATAAGAAGTCTGCCCCCGCTTGCGGGGGAAGTGTCGGCGGAGCCGACAAAGGGGGCAATGAACCCTCCTTGCCAACTTCGTTGGCCCTCTCCTCCCAGGCTTGAGAGGAGAATCAATGTGATTGTTTTTCAAATTAAAAAGTTTGCGTCCACTTGTGAGGGAAGTGTTGGCAGAGCCATTTTCGTATAAGTCTGCCCCCACTTGTGGGAAATGACGGCGGAGCCATCTTATATAAGAAGTCTGCCCCCGCTTGCGGGGGAAGTGTCGGCGGAGCCGACGTAGGGGGTTGAGACTAATTCTTCCCGCTATGGATGATTTCTCAATTCCGTTTGAGTGTCAAAGATCAGCTTGAGAGTTTTCGGTTCTCTTCATTTTGTGTGGGTAAAACATGACAAATCTCTATTCTGTCCTTGTAAGTTTGAACAAAGTCATTCAAAGACACTTTGTTATCAAGTAAAAGAACAAACATACTCGAAGCACTGTCAGGAGATATGAACTCATTGTTTTTTCGTTTCTATCAATCCTTGAAGCCTTCGTCAAAACATATGAAGACGCCATACAAGATGCGAAATAACAGAGTTGGAGGCACAGGACGTGCCGAGAAAGCGAATCTAACAGGATGTTTGTATGCAGCGGGCTCTGTTATGAGCATCTTGTATGGAACAAACGTCTGAATCAGTTTTGACAAGGCTTCAAAAAGATTACACCCACCGCTTATAAAGCGGTACTAAAATGTCAAAGAATGTGTTATTTAAAAAATACTACCCACACTATCGTGAAGAGATCTGAGTTTTCGTATTCAAACTTGCATAATTTGAGAATTAACAAAACAAAAAGGATGACCAACCGGCCACCTTTTTACATTTTTTAAACTATCATTATGGATATATTCCGCGTTTTTGAGTTGCAAATGCAACCCTGTTAGTTGCAACTATGTAAGCGGCTGTTCTCATATCCGTTGAATATTCTTCTTTGGCTTTCCATACTTCGTTGAAGGCGTTTGCCATCATTTCTTCAAGTGCTTCGTTTACTTGTTCGTGTTTCCAGAAGAACGATTGAAGGTCTTGTACCCATTCAAAGTAGGAAACCGTAACACCTCCGGCGTTTGCCAAGATGTCTGGGATGATCAAGATGCCTTTTTCGTTGAGAACTTCGTCTGCTCCTTCTGCTAGAGGACCATTTGCACCTTCCACTATGATCTTCGCCTTTACATCTTTAGCAAGCTCAGGCGTTATTGAATTCTCCAGAGCCGCCGGCACAAGAATGTCAACATCTAATTTTTTGAGATCTTCATTGCTCATCTTCGATTCCGCCTTTGGATAATCGGCTATTGTTCCATGCTCAACTTTGTATTGCATGAGCTCTTTTATATCAAAACCGTTCGAGTTGTAAATCGCACCTCTACTATCGCTCAGAGCAACGATTTTTGCGCCCTTTTCAGTGGAAAGAAGAAGTGCTGCGTATTGACCAACGTTTCCAAAACCTTCAATGGCAACAGTTGCCTTGGAAATGTCCATGCCTTTCGCTTTTGCTCCCAAAGCGGCGACGGCCGAAACGCCTCTTCCTGTTGCTTCCGTTCTTCCCTGAGAACCACCAAGCCCAACTGGCTTTCCGGTTACAACTCCCATTGAAGAATAACCAACGTTCATTGAGTAAGTATCCATAAACCATGCCATGATATCTGGCGTGGTGTTCACATCTGGGGCTGGAATATCCTTATCTGGCCCCACTATGATGGAAATTTCTGAGAAATATCTTCTTGATACTCTTTCGATCTCCTTTTTAGAATACTTTTTGGGATCGATCTTCACACCGCCCTTTGCGCCACCGTAGGGAAGTCCCATTACAGCGCACTTAAAAGTCATCCAGAATGCCAAGCTTTTTACCTCATCCAAAGAGACATTAGGATGATATCTTACACCACCTTTGGCTGGACCCAGGGCTATGTTGTGTTGCACCCTGTAGCCTGTGAACACTTCGGTAGATCCATCGTCCATTTCCACAGGAAATTCGACAATAAGCTGTCTCTTGGGGTGTTCCAGGATTTTTCTTATTCCCGGATCTAATTTCATTAGATCCGCAGCTTTACCGAATTTCTCAAGCGCTGACTCGTAAATGCTTCCCATTTTGTTTCCTCCTTCACTCAAAGATGTGATTATATTATTGATCATTAATTGTGAAATGTCAATATAAAAAAATTTTTTCGTTATATAATAATAATGACAATACTTACAGATTTACAAAATATTTCTTTTTGAATATAGCCATATTTTTTCGAAGAAATCGACAAAAAGGCCATTTTATCAAAGAAAACGAACAGTTGTTTTTTTATAAAAACTTAATAAAAACTTGATCGTTTTTTCAGAATGGTTGACATGAAGAGGAATTATAGCGTATAATCTAGAATTGATTTAACCTCTGTATTCGCCCGCAGGGGGGGAGAAAGATATTTTAGAAAGGAGGTGTGTCCTGGTGCTCCTATAGGGACCAGGAATGCCCATGACAAAAGGGAAACTGAGTTTACTGCTTTTAGCTGTGGCATTGGTAGCTGTGCTGTTGTCGGGTTGTTTCCTGCCGAAAGCTGCTGATAAAACAGGGCCAGTTATTACAGCTCCAGATCAAATTTCAGCAACGGCAGGCCAACAATTCACATTTAACGTATCCGCAAATGATGACTCTGGTGTTAAATTCATTAGAGCCTCATTTATGGGACAAGTTGCCACTGCGACAACAAGTCCAGCAAGCTTCACATTTACAGCGCCAGATAATTTGGTGCAGCCTACCACATATCCATTGGATATCGTGGCGGTTGACAATAGCGAAAATCACAATAGCACTTCCAAAACAATCAACGTGAATGTGTGGCCGACGCAAAGTGGAACCATAACAACATCGGTTCAGCTGAACAACGTAAACGGACTTTATATGTATCCTGTTGGACCGCAAGAAAATGGCTCTGTCATATTCAGTGTTAAAATTCTTTCAGGTGCGAACCTGGTGAAGCATGTTAACGTGTTTGTAGATGGACAAAGCGTTCCTTCTACTTCTACTGTCAGCATGCTTAAAGCAAGTGCAAGCGCTACTTCTGTAGAAGCTGAATACACTTTCTTTTACGCTATAACCGCAGAGCATGCTGGACCGCATTCCTATTACGCTGAATTTTACAATCAGAATGGTGATTTACTGCAAAGGTCTCCAACTGGATGGTTCTATATCCTCTATCCAGCCGCTCAAAAAGTTGAACTTAGCGATGCAACGCCACTTCATAACGTTTCTTACATAACTGGAGACGTTTCTTTCACCGCGACGGCAACCGACTATACTTCTAACTACGAAGCGTTCATCATAAAGGATAATGCAACAACTGTGTTAGTAAATTATCCTTCAACTAATATCCTCAAGACGCTGTCGGCTACGAAGATCGTTAAAAAAGTTTACACTTTCGACGTGAACACTGCATCCATGACGGATGGCTCTTATACATTTGAGTTCTTGGATAGATCCGTTGATGGCGCAGTTGCAAGCGACGCTCATACTTACGTGGTCGATAACACACCACCAGTTTTGAAAGCGTCTTACAAAGGCGAAGTGGCTTCAAACGGAGAAAAACTCTACGTTGGAATTTCTCCAAGTCAATTTGACGTTTACATGAAGGATGTAAACATTGATTCTTACGATGCGACCATCATGAATGCGTCTCAGAAGCTTCCAGTTACGCTTTCGAATGAAGCAACAGTGCCAGTGTACGTAGGTAACATTGCTCCAAGTGATGGAGACACGGCAACGTTTACAGCGTGGGCGAAAGATAAAGCCGATCATAAATCCACATTAACGCTTACGGTTGTGCGTGATTTGGTGAATCCAAAGATAATTTCTGCCACCATCACGGGACTCGCAACGGTTGGTGGAGTGCCATATTCTGCCAAAGCCACAATAACCGTTGAAGCAAGCGTTACAGATAAGAACCTTAAGAGCGTCGCTTTAATGCTTGATGGCCCAAGCTACACGTTCCAGTTAACCCAAGATGCTTCCACAGGACTTTGGACAGGAACGATCAATTTGGCAGATGAAGGCGTGCTTCCTGGAACTTACAAGGCAAGCATAATTGCCACCGACTTGGCTCTTAACGAAGCAACGGCAGCCACCGTTCCAGCGACGGTTAACGTTTACAGGGAAGCCACGAATGGCATATTCACGACTTCTCTTGAAACGACTCCGTCCACACCTGTAAACGGATTTGTCAAATCCGCGACAATCACAGTTAACATCAATCCTGATTGGGTCTATGCAATCAATAAAGTTTATTTGTATAAGGGAACAACTGTTGCTACCTCTCAAGCTGGCAATGCAACGTCAACATATTACTTCACATCCTTCACCGGAACAGGCACTTACCATGTCGTTGTTGAAGATAACGTTGCTGCAACAACGACTCAGGCAGAGCCTGCATGGACCGTGAAGATAGACTCTACAGCTCCATCTGCATTGAGCATTTCACCGAATGCAACAGCAGTGAAAGGTTCTCCAGAATTCACTGTAAAAGCAACAGACACGGAATCTGGAGTAGCCTATTTCGAATTGCAATATAAAGATCCTGATTCAACGTGGGTAACGATAGACAGCACTTCTGGAAACAATCTCAAAGAAGCAACGTTCACGTGGTACAACCTCCAAACTTTGTTGGATGGAGAATACGAATTAAAACTCATTGCAAAAGATGGAGTTGGAAATGAAGCAGTAGCAACTACGACTGTGATAAATGACAGTATGGGCGCACCAAGTGTAACATTTACCCCAGCTGCAACGTTGATATTCACGAAGAATGCAACGCAAACGGTTGGTTTCACCGTTTCCAACGAAGGAGATATCTACGCAACGTTGACGTTCTTCAAACCAGATTCAACTGTTGCGTCGCAGACATATCAACCAACTTCTACACATCCATACGTAGCATCGTGGAAATATCCATTTGATACTCCTAACGCAACCTACACGTACAAAGCAACTGTTACAGACGAAGCAGGTCATGAAGCAACTCATACCACTTTGTTTGTATACGATACGATGCCAGCGAGCTTTAGCGTTGATAGTAGCTTACCGGCAACTATTGAAGGAGGAGCCACTGTTACCATCACAATTCATGCAACTGATAATTTAAGTGGCATAAAATCAGTTACTGTTAATGGTCAAGCCGCAAAGTTGTCAGCATCTTCAACTCTTAGTGGTGTCTATGATGTTGCAAGTGGAACCTATGTTGCAACATTTACAGCACCTGACATATCAAAAGTTGCGACTTATAGCATAGTTGTCTACGATAATGCTGGAAACGAAGCAACAGCGGCTAGAGCTATATACGTGGATGCCACAGCTCCAAAGATAACCGTTAAATTTGCTGGAACAGGTGTTACTCCAGCGGTTGATATAATTTCTGGTCACACATATACCGTTTATGCTTCAGAGACAGCTGCTGCAACGTTGACCATAACCGCGACTGATGATAGCGAGTCAACTGTGACGCTTTACGCGACGGTTGGTACATGGGCTAGCAGTTCAACAGTAATTTCACCAACTATCATTTCCACGACATTGAACGAAGCCACATATACTGTGACTGCTTGGGCAACCGATGCGTTTGGACATATGGCAACATTTGACGTTGCAACCGTTACAGTTGTAATAGATGCCACTGCGCCAACAGCAACGTTACTCGTTCCATCAACATTGAATCTTTCGAACTTTGATACGGCTGTTGCAACATACACGGCAACTGACGAACACTTCTATTCAGCAACGCTTACGATTAATGGTCATGCTAAGGCGGTTGCTCAAACTTCAACGCCAACAGGTGTAGCGTTGAACAACAGTGTGTTTGAACTCGCAGGTTTAAGTGGAGCAACAGTAACTGCAACATTAACAGTCTACGATAAAGCCGGCAATTCTACAACTGTCACTAAGCAGTTCTATGTAGACACTGTATCTCCTGAGATACACATGACTGGGACAATTTACAAGACAACGGTAGGTGGTTCACCTGCTTACGCTGTTGATGTGAATTTTGGAGACAAGATGAGGCAACCAACAACAGCCCTTGCATCTACTGATTTCCAATTCTATCAAGATGGTACACTATGGTACAACATAGACGCTGGAGCCGGAGTTTCATACGATCCTAACACTGGGTTCTTGCATATTTACAATCTTTTAACACCTGCTGGCTCTGTTGTAAGCGTGGCAGCACTTGCCGATCATACGTTTACTGTCAAAGCAGCAACATCCGTGTTTGTGTCTGCTGGAGGTAACCCCGTGAGTCCAAACTCAACATCTGTGACTTTCAGCATACCTTATGGCTCTCCCAATCCAAACAACAAATAATCTGTAGAAATAAAAACAATTAAAGCAACCCTAAAGCGCCCACATTTGTGGGCGCTTTTTTTATTGGAACTTTTGGTGTAATATTTAGATAGAAGATGATTGAACGCTTGAAAGGAGAGATAACTTGAAAGTAGGGCTTGCGTTGGGAAGCGGTGGAGCCAGGGGAATTGCTCACATCGCGCTGTTGGAAAAATTACGCTCCATGAACGTTGAAATTGAAAATGTGGTGGGTTCTTCTATGGGAAGCGTTATAGGAGGCCTGTACTGTTTGTACGGTCTGGATGGGCTCATGGATCGTATGATGGAACTCGTGAGAATAAACGAAGATGTGATAAAAAAAGCTGATGAAATTATGGGAAAGAAACACAAACTGAAAGACGGTGTTGTTGAGATATCAAGGGTGGTTTTTGCCCACTCTTTGTTAGCAGGAGACATTCTTTACGATTCGTTGAAACAGCTTTTCGGTTCAAGGAAGTTCTCGGACTGCAAGACGAAATTCGCGGCGGTAGCTTTTGATATAGATAAAGGCAAATCCGTTGTCATAGACGAAGGTTTTATCCTCGATGCCGTTGTGGCAAGTTCTTCCGTTCCTGGGACTTTCCCTCCCGTTCGCCTTGGCGGAATGAGGCTTGTAGACGGAGGTACGGCAAGTGTTATCCCAGTTAAGGAATCAAGGGGATTTGGCGCCGATTTTGTCATCGGTGTTGACGTTTCTCCATTTTCGCCCGATCTTTCGAACACCCTTGCTTTGCAGTACACGGTTGACGATATAAAAGGAAAAATTCTTGCCGATATGGATTTGAATGAAGCTGATTTGGCCATAAAATTCAACATTGCCAGAATTCAATGGTATGACTTCAAAAAAGCGGAAATCGTGTATCAAACCGCTAAAAAAGAATTGGAAGAAGTTGATTTTCGTTCTGCTTTAAAGGAAAAAGGACGGAGAGCTCATATGTTCTGACAAGTACTTCGAGAGTAACTCAATTTATGCAAGCCTGTATGCGAAAACTCTCAAGCCGATCTTTAACATTCAACCCAGAATTGAGAAATCATCCATAGCGGGAAGAATTAGTCTCAACCCCCTACGTCGACTCCGTCGACACTTCCCCCGCAAGCGGGGGCAGACTTCCTATATAAAAAATGGCTCCGCCGACACTTCCCCCGCAAGCGGGGGCAGACTTATACGAAAATGGCTCCGCTGTCATTTCCCACAAGTGGGGGCAGACTTCTTATATAAGATGGCTCCGCCGTCATTTCCCACAAGCGGGGGCAGACTTATACGAAAATGGCTCTGCCAACACTTTCCTCACAAGTGGACGCAAACTTTTTAATTTGAAAAACAATCACATTGATTCTCCTCTCAAGCCTGGGAGGAGAGGGCCAACGAAGTTGGCAAGGAGGGTTCATTGCCCCTTTGTCGGCTCCGCCGACACTTCCCCCACAAGCGGGGGCAGACTTCTTATATAAGATGGCTCCGCCGTCATTTCCCGCAAGTGGGGGCAGACTTATACGAAAATGGCTCTGCCAACACTCCCCTCACAAGTGGACGCAAACTTTTTAATTTGAAAAACAATCACATTGATTCTCCTCTCAAGCCTGGGAGGAGAGGGCCAACGAAGTTGGCGAGGAGGGTTCATTGCCCCCTTTGTCGGCTCCGCCGACACTTCCCCCATAAATAGAGGCAGACTCCTTATATAAAACGGCTCCGCGCCGCCATTTTTTAGTAGCGTGGGATGTCCATAAAATGGTAAGAAGGATTCATTTTGTGCTCTTGATTTCAATGTCGACGGCTTATTATATGCACATGTATAAGCAAAAGAAAGCTCAAAATGATATAATGACATTGAGGTGAAAAAGATGGAATTTATAAGATACATACGCATATTTATAGCATTTTTGATGTACATGCTTTACGCGCCTTTTTTCACTCGAAAAGCTTCAAGATTGAAGGGAGAAAAAAAAGAAGAGTATATAAAATTCCATGTTGGAAGATGGGGAAGAAGAGCCTTTGAATGGGCAAAAAGTGAAGTCGTTATTCTAGGAAGGGAAAACATTCCCAAAGAAGGCCCATATATAATAGTTGCCAATCATCGAAGTATGCTTGATATATCTCTGATTCAAGGTTACATAAACCCGCATGCAGGTTTCATAGCGAAGAAGGAACTTGATAAGTTCTTTACGATTGGGGATTTTTTGAGAGTTTTGGGAGGAGAACTCATAGATCGCGACAATCCAAGGGATGCCATAAAAGCCATTTCAAGGATGATAAAAAGGATGAAAGAAGAGAAACAAGTGGTGGCTATTTTCCCGGAAGGAACGAGGAGTCAAGATGGCAAAGTGCATGAATTCAAGGCCGGCTCGATGAAGATCATATTGAAATCGAAGGTGCCTGTGCTTCCAATGGCCATCGTCGGAACAGATCGTTCTATGCCAAAAGGAACGTTCTACATAAGAAGGGCTAAAATAGTGGCTTCCGTCCTTCCACCAATACCGCCTGAAAGATTTGAAGGTATGAAGACGCCAGAACTCGCCAAATTGCTTCGTGATGTAATAGTAAAAGAAATAGAGAGAATCGAAGGAGGTGAGAAAGTTGCTGAGGGAATTGAAGATAAAGGCGTTGATGCTGGATAAAAATCACAATACACCCGTAGTTATACTCGGCATGGAAAAGAGCCCCATGGTGCTTCCGATTTGGATAGGTTCATGTGAGGCGATGGCACTTTCGTTGGCTCTTGAGAACACGGATTTCCCTCGCCCTTTAACGCATGATCTTCTGATAAACACAATAGAAGCGCTTGATGCACAAGTTGTAAAAGTGGTTATTGATTCTTTAAAAGAAAACACCTATTATGCAAAGCTGATGCTGAAAGATTTAACATATCCAGAAATGGAAGATGATCCAAATTCCATAATAGAAATAGATTGCCGTCCATCAGATGCCATAGTCATAGCTGCCAAAAAACACGTCCCAATATTCACCACGGATGAGGTCATAGTCGAAGGTGGTGTAAAGGTTGAAGAATCTTCGTCAAAAGATGAAAAAGAGAAATTCAAGAATTTCGTAGAACACCTTAAAATAGACGATTTTAAAAATTACTTTCAAAATGATCAAAGTAATCAAGAACAAGGAGAAAAAGGAGAAGACAATCAGGATGATTGATGAATATCTAAAAAATTTCGTTTCTTCCCTGGATGTTAACCCCACTCTCAAAAAAGCTGCCATTTACACCTTAACGTTGCCAGGAAAAAGATTGAGGCCAAAGCTTCTGCTGGCAAGCGCGAAAGACTTTGGGGTAAAGGAAGAAGAAGCTTTAAAAGGCGCGGTAGCTATAGAGATGATGCACGCCGCTTCGCTCATTCATGACGATCTTCCAGCCATCGACGACGATGATTACAGACGTGGAAAAGCTTCTAATCACGTCGTTTTTGGAGAAAATTTTGCCATCCTCGCAGGAGATTTTCTCTTTGCCAGAGCTTTGGATCTTTGTAACGAAATGGGAAATCCAAAAGTTTCAAAAGCCTTTTCAGCGACCCTTTTGCAATTGATCGATGGAGAAGCAAGGGATGTGTCTCTCGAAAACAAAGAAGCAAGTGTTGAGGAAATATTGACCATGTACAAGAAAAAAACGGGTGAACTCTTTGCTTTTGCGTTTTCTTTTGGCCCACGAATGACGGGAAAAGAAGTGGAGAAATACGAAAAAAGCGGTTATAACTTCGGTATAAGTTTTCAAATATTGGATGATATTTTGGATCTTACATCCACTTTTGAAGAAATAGGAAAAACCCCTCACAAAGATGAAAAACAGCATAAATCGACTTTGATCCAAAAAATGGGACTTGAAGATTCTAAAAAATACGCCGATACTCTTTATGAGGAGATCTTGGAGAATATTAAAGATTCTCCGAATTTGCTAAGAGAAGTTCGAAAAGTTAAGGAGTCGTTAGCGGGGAGACTATGAAGATTCCAAAGTTAAAGATAAAAATTCCTTTTTTATCCAAAATAAACTTGAAGAACAAGTTTGTTCTTATATCTATGGCAGGAATCGCACTTATCGTGGTGGGAATTGTCGTGTATTTTTCGATTAAACCAAAAGC comes from Mesoaciditoga lauensis cd-1655R = DSM 25116 and encodes:
- a CDS encoding Glu/Leu/Phe/Val family dehydrogenase, with protein sequence MGSIYESALEKFGKAADLMKLDPGIRKILEHPKRQLIVEFPVEMDDGSTEVFTGYRVQHNIALGPAKGGVRYHPNVSLDEVKSLAFWMTFKCAVMGLPYGGAKGGVKIDPKKYSKKEIERVSRRYFSEISIIVGPDKDIPAPDVNTTPDIMAWFMDTYSMNVGYSSMGVVTGKPVGLGGSQGRTEATGRGVSAVAALGAKAKGMDISKATVAIEGFGNVGQYAALLLSTEKGAKIVALSDSRGAIYNSNGFDIKELMQYKVEHGTIADYPKAESKMSNEDLKKLDVDILVPAALENSITPELAKDVKAKIIVEGANGPLAEGADEVLNEKGILIIPDILANAGGVTVSYFEWVQDLQSFFWKHEQVNEALEEMMANAFNEVWKAKEEYSTDMRTAAYIVATNRVAFATQKRGIYP
- a CDS encoding bifunctional nuclease family protein; translation: MLRELKIKALMLDKNHNTPVVILGMEKSPMVLPIWIGSCEAMALSLALENTDFPRPLTHDLLINTIEALDAQVVKVVIDSLKENTYYAKLMLKDLTYPEMEDDPNSIIEIDCRPSDAIVIAAKKHVPIFTTDEVIVEGGVKVEESSSKDEKEKFKNFVEHLKIDDFKNYFQNDQSNQEQGEKGEDNQDD
- a CDS encoding lysophospholipid acyltransferase family protein produces the protein MEFIRYIRIFIAFLMYMLYAPFFTRKASRLKGEKKEEYIKFHVGRWGRRAFEWAKSEVVILGRENIPKEGPYIIVANHRSMLDISLIQGYINPHAGFIAKKELDKFFTIGDFLRVLGGELIDRDNPRDAIKAISRMIKRMKEEKQVVAIFPEGTRSQDGKVHEFKAGSMKIILKSKVPVLPMAIVGTDRSMPKGTFYIRRAKIVASVLPPIPPERFEGMKTPELAKLLRDVIVKEIERIEGGEKVAEGIEDKGVDAG
- a CDS encoding patatin-like phospholipase family protein, which translates into the protein MKVGLALGSGGARGIAHIALLEKLRSMNVEIENVVGSSMGSVIGGLYCLYGLDGLMDRMMELVRINEDVIKKADEIMGKKHKLKDGVVEISRVVFAHSLLAGDILYDSLKQLFGSRKFSDCKTKFAAVAFDIDKGKSVVIDEGFILDAVVASSSVPGTFPPVRLGGMRLVDGGTASVIPVKESRGFGADFVIGVDVSPFSPDLSNTLALQYTVDDIKGKILADMDLNEADLAIKFNIARIQWYDFKKAEIVYQTAKKELEEVDFRSALKEKGRRAHMF
- a CDS encoding Ig-like domain repeat protein, which encodes MPMTKGKLSLLLLAVALVAVLLSGCFLPKAADKTGPVITAPDQISATAGQQFTFNVSANDDSGVKFIRASFMGQVATATTSPASFTFTAPDNLVQPTTYPLDIVAVDNSENHNSTSKTINVNVWPTQSGTITTSVQLNNVNGLYMYPVGPQENGSVIFSVKILSGANLVKHVNVFVDGQSVPSTSTVSMLKASASATSVEAEYTFFYAITAEHAGPHSYYAEFYNQNGDLLQRSPTGWFYILYPAAQKVELSDATPLHNVSYITGDVSFTATATDYTSNYEAFIIKDNATTVLVNYPSTNILKTLSATKIVKKVYTFDVNTASMTDGSYTFEFLDRSVDGAVASDAHTYVVDNTPPVLKASYKGEVASNGEKLYVGISPSQFDVYMKDVNIDSYDATIMNASQKLPVTLSNEATVPVYVGNIAPSDGDTATFTAWAKDKADHKSTLTLTVVRDLVNPKIISATITGLATVGGVPYSAKATITVEASVTDKNLKSVALMLDGPSYTFQLTQDASTGLWTGTINLADEGVLPGTYKASIIATDLALNEATAATVPATVNVYREATNGIFTTSLETTPSTPVNGFVKSATITVNINPDWVYAINKVYLYKGTTVATSQAGNATSTYYFTSFTGTGTYHVVVEDNVAATTTQAEPAWTVKIDSTAPSALSISPNATAVKGSPEFTVKATDTESGVAYFELQYKDPDSTWVTIDSTSGNNLKEATFTWYNLQTLLDGEYELKLIAKDGVGNEAVATTTVINDSMGAPSVTFTPAATLIFTKNATQTVGFTVSNEGDIYATLTFFKPDSTVASQTYQPTSTHPYVASWKYPFDTPNATYTYKATVTDEAGHEATHTTLFVYDTMPASFSVDSSLPATIEGGATVTITIHATDNLSGIKSVTVNGQAAKLSASSTLSGVYDVASGTYVATFTAPDISKVATYSIVVYDNAGNEATAARAIYVDATAPKITVKFAGTGVTPAVDIISGHTYTVYASETAAATLTITATDDSESTVTLYATVGTWASSSTVISPTIISTTLNEATYTVTAWATDAFGHMATFDVATVTVVIDATAPTATLLVPSTLNLSNFDTAVATYTATDEHFYSATLTINGHAKAVAQTSTPTGVALNNSVFELAGLSGATVTATLTVYDKAGNSTTVTKQFYVDTVSPEIHMTGTIYKTTVGGSPAYAVDVNFGDKMRQPTTALASTDFQFYQDGTLWYNIDAGAGVSYDPNTGFLHIYNLLTPAGSVVSVAALADHTFTVKAATSVFVSAGGNPVSPNSTSVTFSIPYGSPNPNNK
- a CDS encoding helix-turn-helix domain-containing protein, giving the protein MEKKLSDEEIRELMALHRKTKDKKTAVRINSVILWAKGWKYKDICEALLISESFARNTVERYKLFGISGLRYEHYEGHNFKMTP
- a CDS encoding polyprenyl synthetase family protein, producing MIDEYLKNFVSSLDVNPTLKKAAIYTLTLPGKRLRPKLLLASAKDFGVKEEEALKGAVAIEMMHAASLIHDDLPAIDDDDYRRGKASNHVVFGENFAILAGDFLFARALDLCNEMGNPKVSKAFSATLLQLIDGEARDVSLENKEASVEEILTMYKKKTGELFAFAFSFGPRMTGKEVEKYEKSGYNFGISFQILDDILDLTSTFEEIGKTPHKDEKQHKSTLIQKMGLEDSKKYADTLYEEILENIKDSPNLLREVRKVKESLAGRL